One window of the Thermasporomyces composti genome contains the following:
- a CDS encoding glycosyltransferase family 4 protein encodes MRVLTFGTFDVRAHPRVGILADGLRRHGCDVQECNVPLGIDTAGRVAILQRPWLLPKLALRIVRCWATLVRRARAMPPPDVVLVGYLGHFDVLLARLLFRRTPIVLDHLVFAADTAWDRGARGGVKQALLRALDRAALRSADVIVVDTEEHRSMVPAQWYDRAVVVPVGAAQQWFDAGSAAAEDSGARPTGGVRVVFYGVYTPLHGAPVIGQALSKLADDPVDVTMIGNGQELAATRAAAAGNPRVTWLSWVEPEDLPKLVADHDICLGVFGTSPKARRVVPNKVYQGAAAGCAIVTSDTAPQRRVLGDRAVFVPAGDPDRLAEALRSLAADPLEVARLRRAASSLARERFASHQVVEPLLDRLRGLAPLLEAS; translated from the coding sequence GTGCGGGTGTTGACCTTCGGCACGTTCGACGTGCGCGCCCACCCACGCGTGGGGATCCTGGCCGACGGATTGCGCCGGCACGGGTGCGACGTGCAGGAGTGCAACGTACCCCTGGGCATCGACACCGCCGGTCGCGTCGCCATCCTCCAACGACCGTGGCTTCTGCCCAAGCTCGCGCTGCGGATCGTGCGCTGTTGGGCGACGCTGGTTCGGCGGGCGCGCGCGATGCCCCCGCCCGACGTGGTTCTCGTCGGCTACCTCGGCCATTTCGACGTGCTGCTCGCCCGGCTCCTGTTCCGGCGTACTCCCATCGTGCTCGATCATCTCGTCTTCGCGGCGGACACCGCCTGGGATCGAGGTGCGCGAGGCGGTGTCAAGCAGGCCCTGCTCAGGGCGCTCGACCGGGCCGCCTTGCGGTCCGCCGACGTCATCGTGGTCGACACCGAGGAGCACCGGTCCATGGTGCCGGCGCAGTGGTACGACCGCGCTGTCGTCGTGCCGGTGGGTGCCGCGCAGCAGTGGTTCGACGCCGGCAGCGCCGCGGCCGAGGACTCGGGCGCGCGCCCGACCGGCGGCGTGCGGGTGGTCTTCTACGGCGTCTACACGCCCTTGCACGGCGCCCCCGTCATCGGTCAGGCGCTGAGCAAGCTCGCGGACGACCCGGTCGACGTCACCATGATCGGCAATGGCCAGGAGCTCGCCGCGACCCGTGCCGCCGCGGCCGGCAACCCGCGCGTGACGTGGCTGTCGTGGGTCGAGCCGGAGGACCTGCCCAAGCTCGTCGCCGACCACGACATCTGCCTCGGTGTCTTCGGCACCAGCCCCAAGGCCCGGCGCGTCGTGCCCAACAAGGTCTACCAGGGTGCGGCGGCTGGATGCGCCATCGTCACCTCGGACACCGCGCCGCAGCGTCGAGTGCTCGGTGATCGCGCCGTGTTCGTCCCTGCCGGCGACCCGGACCGGCTCGCCGAGGCGTTGCGATCCCTCGCCGCCGACCCGCTCGAAGTCGCGCGGCTGCGCCGAGCCGCGAGTAGCCTGGCGCGTGAGCGATTCGCGTCCCATCAGGTCGTCGAGCCCCTCCTTGATCGGCTCCGCGGCCTGGCCCCACTGTTGGAGGCGTCGTGA
- a CDS encoding MurT ligase domain-containing protein: MGLPLRARVATSLSRGIGALSRATGRGDGSVIGGRVALRLDPDLLASLSAGRDVVLVSATNGKTTTTRLTAAALGVLGPVASNTFGANMPAGHVSALAQAGPTPYAVLEVDEHYLPHVTAATKPRVIALLNLSRDQLDRAKEVALLAALWRETLREQRVHVVANADDPMVVWAASVVEDVCWVAAGQRWLDDSWVCPECGGGIRREGSPGGAVWECVTCGLRRPEPHWRLDGDTVVAPDGARHRIELRLPGRVNRANAAIALAVAAHFGVRPTDAVPRLAQIRSVAGRYTLVERDGRAIRLLLAKNPAGWLEAFEMADPTTTLLSINARAPDGFDTSWLYDVDFSPLRDRPVLITGERAFDLGVRLGVNGVPFTHVPSFADGVAATRGRRLEVIANYTAFQQIRAELDRVD; this comes from the coding sequence GTGGGACTACCTCTGCGCGCCAGGGTGGCCACCTCGCTGTCACGGGGGATCGGGGCTTTGTCCCGTGCGACGGGTCGGGGCGACGGCTCCGTGATCGGAGGTCGGGTCGCGCTCCGACTCGACCCCGACCTGCTGGCATCCCTTTCCGCCGGACGAGACGTGGTCCTGGTCTCGGCGACCAACGGCAAGACCACGACGACGCGGCTCACCGCGGCTGCGCTCGGCGTCCTTGGGCCGGTGGCCAGCAATACCTTCGGCGCGAACATGCCGGCCGGCCATGTCTCGGCGCTGGCACAGGCGGGACCCACGCCGTATGCGGTCCTCGAGGTCGACGAGCACTACCTGCCGCACGTGACCGCCGCGACCAAGCCGCGGGTGATCGCGCTGCTCAACCTCAGCCGCGACCAGCTCGACCGTGCCAAAGAGGTCGCGCTGCTGGCCGCGCTGTGGCGCGAGACGCTGCGCGAGCAGCGGGTCCACGTGGTCGCCAACGCCGACGACCCCATGGTGGTGTGGGCGGCGTCCGTCGTGGAGGACGTCTGCTGGGTGGCCGCGGGACAGCGCTGGCTCGACGACTCCTGGGTCTGCCCGGAGTGCGGTGGCGGGATCCGGCGTGAGGGATCGCCGGGCGGTGCGGTGTGGGAGTGCGTCACCTGTGGGCTGCGCCGACCCGAGCCCCACTGGAGGCTCGACGGGGACACCGTCGTGGCGCCGGACGGCGCTCGCCACCGGATCGAGCTGCGACTCCCCGGGCGGGTCAACCGCGCCAACGCCGCGATCGCGCTCGCGGTGGCCGCGCACTTTGGTGTCCGTCCGACCGACGCCGTGCCCCGGTTGGCCCAGATCCGGTCCGTCGCCGGCCGCTACACGCTGGTGGAGCGGGACGGGCGAGCCATCCGCCTGCTGCTCGCGAAGAACCCGGCGGGCTGGCTGGAGGCGTTCGAGATGGCCGATCCCACGACCACCTTGCTGTCCATCAACGCTCGCGCTCCGGACGGCTTCGACACCTCCTGGCTCTACGACGTCGACTTCTCACCGCTGCGGGATCGGCCGGTGCTCATCACCGGCGAGCGCGCCTTCGACCTCGGCGTCCGGCTTGGGGTCAACGGTGTGCCGTTCACGCACGTGCCGTCCTTCGCCGACGGGGTGGCGGCGACGCGAGGTCGGCGGTTGGAGGTCATCGCCAACTACACCGCCTTCCAGCAGATCAGAGCGGAGTTGGACCGTGTGGACTGA
- a CDS encoding HAD family hydrolase, with translation MTPPTLVLWDIDRTLVYVGEVSREIYARAFQEVTGQPLRTFADMTGRTDKAILTDTLAINGVALPEERFELFYAALARAAEASRERMRERGHRLPGGKEAIEALARAGAVQTVVTGNIRPTAIVKLDAFDLLEHLDVEVGGYGSDDRVRAALVRRARERAEARYGRVFERVVAIGDTPHDVQAARDAGVGVVAVATGRSGQDELVAAGAAVVLPDLTDTEAVLEAIAASATTSEAAP, from the coding sequence ATGACCCCACCCACCCTCGTCCTGTGGGATATCGACCGGACGCTGGTCTACGTCGGCGAGGTGAGCCGCGAGATCTACGCGCGGGCGTTCCAGGAGGTGACCGGCCAGCCCTTGCGGACCTTCGCCGACATGACGGGCCGGACGGACAAGGCGATCCTCACCGACACGCTGGCGATCAACGGCGTCGCGCTCCCCGAGGAGCGGTTCGAGCTGTTCTACGCCGCGCTCGCTCGGGCGGCCGAGGCGAGCCGGGAGCGGATGCGCGAGCGAGGCCACCGGCTGCCTGGCGGAAAGGAGGCGATCGAGGCCCTGGCCCGTGCCGGTGCGGTCCAGACGGTGGTGACCGGCAACATCCGGCCCACCGCGATCGTCAAGCTCGACGCGTTCGACCTGCTCGAGCACCTCGACGTCGAGGTCGGCGGCTATGGGTCGGACGACCGGGTGCGAGCCGCCCTGGTCCGCCGTGCTCGAGAGCGTGCCGAGGCTCGGTATGGGCGGGTGTTCGAGCGCGTGGTGGCCATCGGCGACACCCCGCACGACGTCCAGGCTGCCCGAGACGCGGGCGTCGGTGTGGTGGCCGTCGCGACCGGCCGGAGCGGACAGGACGAGCTGGTGGCGGCGGGAGCCGCGGTCGTGCTTCCCGACCTCACGGACACCGAGGCCGTCCTCGAGGCGATCGCCGCGTCGGCGACCACGAGCGAGGCCGCCCCATGA
- a CDS encoding MFS transporter, whose product MSGDAGGVARLRGSAAHRVYSVVVFLILASIDNVAAVLVPPLYAPIARDLAVPESALGLVTAATFLVAAIAAVGWAYVGDRTRRKPVLLVGTLVWAVGTAGTAVSDTYVAFFGAQLVAAIGLGAVASVGFSVVSDLISPKRRGLVMSFWGLSQGAGTLAGTLLAGLLGASDWRRPFVVLAIVGLVATVAYLLTYDIPRGRSEPELAAVFEHGGEYDHRISRSDLPDILRRRTNVWLVLQGVTAQFVFGSLVWLPRLFQAKAEQQGYPEETAIVVGSLFATLFQLGGITSILGGLVGDRLQRRTPRGRALVASIGILGGIPFYVVLFFLPLPIDIGEPDGLGAVVAAALTSLVTQPMVGLSFLAALLALALTSANSPNWFALLADVNPPEHRGTVYSLGNLANGVGRSVGNGVVGLVFRTLEKGGIPPPLNYAIGLAAFQLFFVPTGVMYWLASRTSPRDIESVRHTLRARATAATADGVPPTSGTTEGSTPDSDRRRAR is encoded by the coding sequence GTGAGCGGGGACGCCGGTGGGGTCGCGCGGCTGCGCGGGAGCGCAGCGCACCGCGTCTACAGCGTGGTCGTCTTCCTCATCCTGGCGTCGATCGACAACGTCGCGGCGGTGCTCGTGCCGCCGCTCTACGCGCCCATCGCCCGCGACCTGGCGGTGCCGGAGAGCGCGCTCGGCCTCGTCACCGCCGCCACCTTCCTCGTCGCCGCCATCGCGGCGGTCGGATGGGCGTACGTCGGTGACCGGACCCGTCGTAAGCCGGTGCTCCTGGTCGGCACGCTCGTGTGGGCGGTCGGCACGGCCGGCACCGCGGTCTCCGACACCTACGTCGCGTTCTTCGGGGCGCAGCTCGTCGCGGCGATCGGCCTGGGGGCAGTGGCCTCGGTGGGGTTCTCGGTCGTCAGTGACCTGATCTCACCCAAGCGGCGCGGCCTCGTCATGAGCTTCTGGGGGTTGTCGCAGGGCGCCGGCACGCTCGCGGGGACGCTGCTCGCCGGCCTCCTCGGCGCCAGCGACTGGCGTCGGCCCTTCGTCGTGCTGGCGATCGTCGGGCTCGTCGCGACGGTGGCGTACCTCCTCACCTACGACATCCCCCGCGGGCGGAGCGAGCCGGAGCTGGCGGCCGTCTTCGAGCACGGAGGGGAGTACGACCATCGAATCAGCCGCTCGGACCTGCCCGACATCCTGCGCCGCCGGACGAACGTCTGGTTGGTGCTCCAGGGCGTCACCGCCCAGTTCGTGTTCGGTTCCCTGGTGTGGCTGCCCCGGCTGTTCCAGGCCAAGGCCGAGCAGCAGGGCTACCCCGAGGAGACCGCGATCGTGGTCGGCAGCCTGTTCGCCACGCTGTTCCAGCTCGGCGGGATCACGTCGATCCTCGGCGGGCTCGTGGGCGACCGGCTGCAGCGTCGCACGCCGCGAGGCCGCGCCTTGGTCGCGTCGATCGGCATCCTCGGTGGCATCCCGTTCTACGTCGTCCTGTTCTTCCTGCCGCTGCCGATCGACATCGGGGAGCCGGACGGCCTCGGCGCCGTCGTCGCGGCCGCTCTCACCAGCCTCGTGACCCAGCCCATGGTGGGCCTGAGCTTCCTCGCCGCGTTGCTCGCGCTCGCTCTCACCTCGGCGAACTCGCCGAACTGGTTCGCCTTGCTCGCTGACGTCAACCCACCGGAGCATCGGGGAACCGTCTACAGCCTCGGGAACCTCGCCAACGGCGTCGGCCGCTCGGTGGGCAACGGCGTGGTCGGGTTGGTGTTCCGGACCCTCGAGAAAGGCGGAATACCGCCGCCGCTCAACTACGCGATCGGGCTCGCGGCGTTCCAGCTGTTCTTCGTGCCGACCGGCGTCATGTACTGGTTGGCGTCTCGAACGAGTCCGCGGGACATCGAGTCGGTCCGACACACCCTGCGGGCCAGAGCCACGGCCGCGACGGCGGACGGTGTGCCGCCGACGTCCGGCACCACGGAAGGCTCGACACCCGACTCCGACCGGCGACGAGCGCGCTGA
- a CDS encoding glycosyltransferase family 2 protein has protein sequence MSATDSSASTPTAPPPASPPATSASAPATYDTSSAEASAAVTGPKTQAGSAERSGGEAGHVDVSIVLPCYNEQDHVIAEVERITKAMDASGLSYELLAVDDASTDDTLKLLQEAAPRFPRMRIIPLLHNGGSGTARRVGTQSARGDIVVWTDADMSYPNERIPELVQMLREDPTFDQVVGARTSEQGSHRFLRVPAKWVIRKIAEWLTNTKIPDLNSGLRAFRREVSLPYLRLLPPGFSCVTTITMAFLHNQHAIRYVPIEYSKRSGKSKFHFIKDAYRYILQVMRMVMYFNPIKVLMPPALWLLAIGVGKGIYDVIAHPVRLATNTVLIFLTGLLIASLALLADLIVRSRPDP, from the coding sequence ATGAGCGCCACCGACAGCAGCGCCTCGACCCCGACGGCACCGCCGCCAGCTTCGCCGCCGGCGACGTCGGCGTCAGCACCCGCCACGTACGACACCTCGTCAGCGGAGGCCTCCGCGGCGGTTACCGGGCCGAAGACACAGGCGGGCTCGGCTGAGCGAAGCGGCGGCGAGGCCGGGCACGTCGACGTCTCGATCGTCCTCCCGTGCTACAACGAGCAGGACCACGTGATCGCCGAGGTCGAGCGCATCACCAAGGCGATGGACGCCAGCGGTCTGTCCTACGAGCTGCTGGCCGTGGACGACGCCTCCACCGACGACACGCTGAAGCTTCTGCAGGAGGCGGCGCCGCGCTTCCCTCGCATGCGCATCATTCCCCTTCTGCACAACGGCGGGTCGGGGACCGCACGCCGAGTCGGCACCCAGTCCGCTCGGGGCGACATCGTCGTGTGGACCGACGCCGACATGAGCTACCCCAACGAGCGCATCCCGGAGCTCGTCCAGATGCTGCGTGAGGATCCCACGTTCGACCAGGTGGTCGGCGCGCGGACGAGCGAGCAAGGCTCACACCGGTTCTTGCGCGTCCCGGCAAAGTGGGTGATTCGCAAGATCGCCGAGTGGCTCACCAACACCAAGATCCCAGATCTCAACTCCGGTCTACGCGCGTTCCGCCGCGAGGTGTCCCTGCCCTACTTGCGGCTGCTGCCACCTGGATTCTCGTGCGTCACCACGATCACGATGGCGTTCTTGCACAACCAACACGCGATCCGCTACGTACCGATCGAATACTCCAAGCGCTCCGGGAAGTCGAAGTTCCACTTCATCAAGGACGCCTACCGCTACATCCTGCAGGTCATGCGGATGGTCATGTACTTCAACCCGATCAAGGTGCTCATGCCACCGGCTCTGTGGCTGCTCGCGATCGGAGTTGGCAAAGGGATCTACGACGTCATCGCCCACCCGGTGCGGTTGGCGACCAACACGGTGCTGATCTTCCTGACCGGCCTGCTCATCGCCTCGCTGGCGCTGTTGGCCGACCTCATCGTGCGGTCACGGCCTGACCCCTGA
- a CDS encoding amidohydrolase family protein, whose product MTGRVDSRVDDEALLVSEGGGVARGRRDNDLMDASERIPYERYFEVSMTPEPGQPLHSYEYLRRLTSGVLDEYPTIDAHTHLGRDVDGRSLSLPDLLAELDRFHVDRAVVFPFNDPEQGDDFRVPNERVWAAYEQAPERIVPFMRLNPNGPWEQEYERCRDRGHRGIKLHPRAQHFAIGSSRARELFARAAADQLPVIVHTGFGVEDVADAIGELLAGPNGLTLLLAHSSFIEMNQALRVLGPRSNVYFETSVVPAYDLIEVLTTVDPSRVIFGSDLPYADCYTGIQSLAVMASFAGIGVDRLPDLLGGNLLRILNRRPRTEGSG is encoded by the coding sequence TTGACAGGTCGGGTTGACAGCCGCGTCGACGACGAGGCGTTGCTGGTCAGCGAGGGCGGCGGCGTGGCGCGTGGGCGGAGAGATAATGACCTGATGGACGCCTCGGAGCGGATCCCGTACGAGCGGTACTTCGAGGTCTCCATGACCCCGGAACCGGGACAACCGCTCCATTCCTACGAGTACTTGCGCCGGCTCACCTCTGGCGTCCTCGACGAGTACCCCACCATCGACGCCCACACCCACCTGGGACGCGACGTCGACGGTCGTTCCCTCAGCCTTCCCGACCTGCTCGCCGAGCTCGATCGCTTCCACGTCGATCGCGCCGTGGTCTTCCCCTTCAACGACCCGGAGCAGGGAGACGACTTTCGCGTCCCGAACGAGCGGGTCTGGGCGGCCTACGAGCAGGCTCCCGAGCGGATCGTGCCGTTCATGCGTCTCAACCCCAACGGGCCGTGGGAGCAGGAGTACGAGCGGTGCCGCGACCGTGGGCACCGTGGCATCAAGCTGCATCCCCGGGCGCAGCACTTCGCGATCGGGTCTTCGCGAGCTCGTGAGCTGTTCGCACGGGCGGCCGCTGACCAGCTGCCGGTCATCGTCCACACCGGCTTCGGAGTCGAGGACGTCGCCGACGCGATCGGCGAGCTGCTCGCCGGACCGAACGGGCTCACGCTGCTGCTCGCCCATTCCTCCTTCATCGAGATGAACCAGGCACTCCGCGTGCTCGGTCCGCGGTCCAACGTGTACTTCGAGACCTCCGTCGTTCCCGCCTACGACCTGATCGAGGTGCTGACGACGGTCGACCCGAGTCGGGTGATCTTCGGCTCCGACCTGCCCTACGCGGACTGCTATACCGGCATCCAGTCGCTGGCGGTGATGGCGAGCTTCGCCGGGATCGGCGTGGACCGGCTCCCCGACCTGCTCGGCGGGAACCTGCTGCGGATCCTCAACCGACGTCCGCGCACCGAAGGGAGCGGGTGA
- the fahA gene encoding fumarylacetoacetase produces MAAKSWVPVPDGSPFPVQNLPYCVFSYAGEDPRVGVAIGSYVLDLAPLAASEWADFASVFAGPSLNPFMALGRRAWHAVRHWLTERLTDESHRDLVEPLLIPMDQVRLHMPFTVADFVDFFASEHHATNMGRLIRPGEQPLTPNWRHLPIAYHSRAGSVAVSGTPVRRPSGQYRVPGRAEPVFGPTERLDFEAEVGFVIGTPTTPGQRLSVDDARDHIFGVVLVNDWSARDIQAWEYRPLGPFNSKSFLTSISPWVIPLDALEPAMIPPPAQDPEPLPYLRGSHDFGLDLSLRVELNGEVISRPRYARMYWTPGQMLAHLTSCGATLRTGDLVASGTVSGPDATEWGCLAELTVDGTEPLKLAGGATRSYLEDGDQVTISATAPVGDGLTLGFGEVTGRVDPA; encoded by the coding sequence GTGGCAGCGAAAAGTTGGGTCCCGGTTCCGGACGGCTCGCCGTTCCCCGTCCAGAACCTTCCGTACTGCGTCTTCTCCTACGCCGGCGAAGATCCACGCGTCGGTGTCGCGATCGGTTCCTACGTGCTCGACCTCGCCCCGCTCGCGGCCAGTGAGTGGGCGGACTTCGCCAGCGTCTTCGCTGGGCCCTCGTTGAACCCGTTCATGGCTTTGGGTCGACGCGCGTGGCACGCCGTCCGCCACTGGCTGACCGAGCGCCTCACCGACGAGTCACACCGGGACCTGGTGGAGCCGCTGCTCATCCCGATGGACCAGGTACGGCTCCACATGCCGTTCACGGTGGCGGACTTCGTCGACTTCTTCGCCTCCGAGCACCACGCCACCAACATGGGCCGACTGATCCGGCCTGGCGAGCAGCCCTTGACGCCCAACTGGCGGCACCTCCCCATCGCCTACCACAGTCGGGCGGGCTCGGTCGCCGTGTCGGGAACGCCGGTCCGACGTCCGTCCGGTCAGTACCGCGTGCCCGGCCGGGCCGAACCGGTCTTCGGGCCCACTGAGCGCCTGGACTTCGAGGCCGAGGTCGGCTTCGTGATCGGCACGCCGACCACGCCCGGCCAGCGCCTCTCGGTCGACGACGCCCGGGACCACATCTTCGGCGTCGTGCTGGTCAACGACTGGTCGGCCCGGGACATCCAGGCCTGGGAGTACCGTCCCCTCGGGCCGTTCAACAGCAAGTCGTTCTTGACGTCCATCTCGCCGTGGGTGATTCCACTCGACGCCCTCGAGCCGGCGATGATCCCGCCACCCGCGCAAGACCCTGAGCCGCTGCCCTACCTCCGCGGCAGCCACGACTTCGGTCTCGACCTCAGCCTGCGTGTGGAGCTCAACGGAGAGGTGATCTCCCGCCCTCGCTACGCCCGGATGTACTGGACACCGGGCCAGATGCTGGCGCACCTCACCTCCTGTGGGGCGACGCTCCGGACCGGCGACCTGGTGGCGTCCGGAACGGTGTCCGGGCCCGACGCCACCGAGTGGGGCTGCCTCGCCGAGCTCACCGTCGACGGTACGGAACCGCTCAAGCTGGCAGGTGGGGCGACGCGCTCCTACCTGGAGGACGGCGACCAGGTGACGATCAGCGCGACAGCGCCGGTCGGTGACGGTCTCACGCTCGGGTTCGGTGAGGTCACCGGCAGGGTGGATCCGGCCTGA
- a CDS encoding homogentisate 1,2-dioxygenase, translating to MAYYRAVGEIPPKRHTQFRGPDGSLYYEELMGEEGFSSDSSLLYHRGVPSAIVDSEVWELPDHTTRPNHPLVPRHLRLHELFDGLDWKSSDVVTSRRLVLGNADVRISYVWAGEESPYYRNALGDECVFIESGAARVETVFGVLHAREGDYVMLPRGTTHRWVPVGDGPLRAYCIEANSHLGPPARYLSRYGQLLEHAPYCERDLHGPAEPLLEEGTDVEVLVKHPGPGGVVGTRLVYATHPFDVVGWDGCLYPFTFNVADFEPITGRVHQPPPVHQVWAGTNVVMCNFCPRKVDYHPLAVPVPYYHSNVDSDEVMFYVAGDYGARKGSGIGPGSVSLHPGGYAHGPQPGAIEASLGVEYVDELAVMVDTFRPLELGEAALACEDETYAWSWSGRRRE from the coding sequence ATGGCCTACTACCGCGCGGTCGGTGAGATCCCACCCAAGCGGCACACACAGTTCCGCGGACCGGACGGGTCGCTCTACTACGAGGAGCTCATGGGGGAGGAGGGCTTCTCCTCCGACTCGTCGCTGCTGTACCACCGTGGCGTACCCTCCGCGATCGTCGACTCGGAGGTCTGGGAGCTCCCCGACCACACCACGCGGCCCAATCATCCGCTCGTTCCTCGCCACCTGCGATTGCACGAGCTGTTCGACGGGCTGGACTGGAAGTCCTCCGACGTGGTGACCAGCCGGCGACTCGTGCTCGGCAACGCGGACGTGCGCATCAGCTATGTCTGGGCGGGAGAGGAGTCGCCGTACTACCGCAACGCGCTCGGCGACGAGTGCGTGTTCATCGAGTCCGGCGCGGCCCGCGTCGAAACGGTGTTCGGCGTCCTCCACGCCCGGGAGGGCGACTACGTGATGCTCCCACGTGGCACCACTCACCGCTGGGTGCCGGTGGGCGACGGTCCTCTGCGGGCGTACTGCATCGAGGCCAACTCACACCTCGGTCCGCCCGCACGGTACCTGTCGCGCTACGGCCAGCTGCTCGAGCACGCGCCGTACTGCGAACGCGACCTCCACGGACCGGCGGAGCCGCTTCTGGAGGAGGGCACCGACGTGGAGGTCCTCGTCAAGCACCCCGGACCCGGCGGGGTGGTCGGGACGCGGCTGGTGTACGCGACGCATCCCTTCGACGTCGTGGGGTGGGACGGCTGCCTGTACCCCTTCACGTTCAACGTCGCCGACTTCGAGCCGATCACCGGTCGTGTCCACCAGCCGCCGCCGGTGCACCAAGTGTGGGCCGGCACCAACGTCGTCATGTGCAACTTCTGCCCACGAAAGGTCGACTACCACCCGTTGGCGGTGCCGGTGCCCTACTACCACTCCAACGTCGACAGCGACGAGGTGATGTTCTATGTCGCCGGCGACTACGGCGCGCGCAAAGGGTCGGGGATCGGGCCAGGATCGGTCTCCCTCCATCCCGGCGGTTACGCGCATGGTCCCCAGCCTGGGGCGATCGAAGCGTCCCTCGGTGTGGAGTACGTCGACGAGCTGGCGGTCATGGTCGACACGTTCCGTCCGCTCGAGCTGGGTGAGGCGGCACTGGCGTGCGAGGACGAGACGTACGCTTGGAGCTGGTCCGGCCGTCGCCGGGAGTGA
- a CDS encoding class I SAM-dependent methyltransferase, giving the protein MTPLPPLTPNAWLRWDLVSRLLPENAYAVLEIGCGQGGFGVRLSRMYRYVGLEPDPESFRIASERMAACGGHGEVRNGDLSALKPAETFDLVCAFEVIEHLEDDDKALAEWAARLRPGGWLLLSTPAFQHRFGPGDAMVGHYRRYDPAILRRLLQQTGLVDIELYQYGGPLGYVLEAARNQIGRRRMAALARTGATMEERTSGSGRLLQPRSRLRGLATQWGTWPFRWLQRRFPNHGPGLVARARLPR; this is encoded by the coding sequence GTGACTCCTCTTCCGCCCCTCACGCCCAACGCCTGGTTGCGCTGGGACCTGGTCTCGCGCTTGCTCCCGGAGAACGCCTACGCCGTGTTGGAGATCGGCTGTGGCCAAGGCGGCTTCGGCGTCCGGCTCTCCCGGATGTACCGCTACGTCGGGCTCGAGCCGGATCCGGAGTCCTTCCGCATCGCTTCCGAACGCATGGCCGCCTGCGGGGGTCATGGGGAGGTGCGCAACGGCGACTTGTCAGCGCTCAAGCCCGCCGAGACCTTCGATCTGGTGTGCGCGTTCGAGGTGATCGAGCATCTCGAGGACGACGACAAGGCGTTGGCCGAGTGGGCTGCACGGCTTCGGCCCGGTGGCTGGCTGCTGCTGAGCACCCCGGCGTTCCAGCATCGCTTCGGGCCTGGCGACGCGATGGTCGGACACTACCGCCGCTACGACCCGGCGATCTTGCGTCGACTGCTGCAGCAGACCGGCTTGGTTGACATCGAGCTGTACCAGTACGGCGGCCCGTTGGGTTACGTGCTGGAAGCGGCGCGGAACCAGATCGGAAGGCGCCGCATGGCCGCGCTGGCGCGGACGGGCGCCACGATGGAGGAGCGGACGAGCGGGAGCGGTCGACTGCTTCAGCCGCGGTCACGACTACGCGGGCTGGCCACCCAGTGGGGCACGTGGCCGTTCCGTTGGCTGCAGCGGCGCTTCCCCAACCACGGCCCTGGTCTCGTCGCCAGAGCTCGGCTGCCTCGGTAG
- a CDS encoding lysylphosphatidylglycerol synthase domain-containing protein — MAAFQSVTSVVLRILASRVVRVTFVVASVTLGVVAVVTEWDDIRPALARLSLPLLGTAFVATLGGLMASMVMWRLLLAGLGSALPYRVAARVLFVSQLGKYLPGSVWPALAQMELGRDHGVPRRRSMTVFALLMLFSLTSGLVVASGTLPLAATEETRRFWWALLLTPVLLAIVHPRVLNPLLDWLLRLVRRPQLERPVTWVMSAQATLVGVIQWLCYGLHTWLLAVALGADPLPTLPLAVGGFALAWCVGYLVVITPAGLGVREVALVAALSPVLAPADALVLAIASRAIVTVADLVVAGSSAVSMRAARADEPSTS; from the coding sequence GTGGCGGCGTTTCAGTCCGTGACCAGCGTGGTCCTGCGCATCCTGGCGAGTCGGGTCGTCCGAGTGACGTTCGTCGTCGCCTCCGTCACCTTGGGCGTGGTCGCGGTGGTCACCGAGTGGGACGACATCAGGCCGGCACTGGCGCGGCTCAGCCTGCCTCTGCTCGGGACCGCGTTCGTGGCGACGCTCGGCGGGCTCATGGCGAGCATGGTGATGTGGCGCCTGCTGCTCGCGGGACTGGGCTCCGCCCTTCCTTATCGGGTGGCGGCCCGGGTGCTGTTCGTGAGCCAGCTCGGCAAGTACCTGCCGGGCTCGGTGTGGCCCGCGCTGGCGCAGATGGAGCTGGGGCGCGACCACGGCGTTCCGCGGCGGCGATCGATGACGGTCTTCGCGCTGCTCATGCTGTTCAGCCTGACCTCAGGCCTGGTGGTCGCCAGCGGCACGCTTCCTCTCGCCGCCACCGAGGAGACCCGCCGGTTCTGGTGGGCGCTCCTCCTCACCCCCGTCCTGCTCGCGATCGTGCACCCGCGGGTCCTCAACCCCCTCCTCGACTGGCTGCTCCGGCTCGTCCGGCGGCCCCAGCTCGAACGTCCCGTCACGTGGGTGATGTCAGCCCAGGCGACGCTGGTCGGGGTGATCCAGTGGCTCTGCTACGGGCTCCACACGTGGCTCCTCGCGGTCGCCCTCGGCGCTGACCCACTGCCGACGTTGCCGCTGGCCGTGGGCGGGTTCGCCCTCGCCTGGTGCGTCGGGTACCTCGTCGTGATCACTCCCGCTGGCCTCGGCGTGCGCGAGGTCGCGCTCGTGGCCGCGCTGTCGCCCGTCCTCGCCCCAGCCGACGCGTTGGTTCTCGCGATCGCGTCGCGAGCAATCGTGACGGTCGCCGACCTGGTGGTGGCGGGCTCCTCCGCGGTCTCCATGCGAGCCGCGAGGGCCGACGAGCCCAGCACCTCGTAG